A genomic stretch from Planctomycetota bacterium includes:
- a CDS encoding S8 family serine peptidase has protein sequence MPFNTLIIKAAVAAAIVVTGATQSAKGVESDEKRPVVTMDDLPRHTYVINAEPSELIRGGEDFDQLMAEMKADLTADLETYDIQDATTRRAYLDLLIMIGWLENDHKAIKTFGEQARELEQHPPTKMLMGIVSKAYFEGYAKGGRVGRDEFERVFAETLRGELDALPRDQIESILRTRVMQTRTLDRDIILDSVKTSLDPLAVKAGDEIAMPLASGILQSRYVLEDGIKLAKLAAPVYEAWLADGESIEAADIWEERTAELDAGTSATPVVIAVWDTGIDTSLFEGQLWTNNDEIAGNDIDDDGNGFVDDVHGIAFDIDHRPTTGDLYPLDDLTGDVDQLLHFTAASIDLKSGVDSPRVAELQNHVLGLRGEDRVTFIFDMTLLSNHTHGTHVAGIAAAGNPFARLLPVRETFRVEPKPTHVPTLDEWQRRGEAARDVGAYLRDADARVVNMSWRIGRPAIEAILAATGGEPDAEKRQALSHELFDAFSGGVLDAITNSPDILFVAGAGNEGNDVDFSEYVPAGLRAPNLVTVGAVDHRGQPTTFTSFGKNVTLYADGYTVNSVVPGGEEIELSGTSMAAPQVANLAGKMLAIDPSLSPEQVIALITEAATPMEGHEGRLLIHPANTLKLVRQRK, from the coding sequence ATGCCCTTCAACACACTGATCATCAAAGCCGCCGTCGCTGCGGCGATTGTCGTCACTGGAGCGACGCAATCCGCCAAAGGCGTTGAGTCCGACGAGAAGCGCCCGGTCGTGACCATGGACGACCTGCCACGGCACACGTACGTCATCAATGCCGAGCCCAGCGAGCTGATCCGCGGCGGCGAGGACTTTGACCAGCTCATGGCGGAGATGAAGGCCGACCTCACGGCCGACCTCGAGACTTACGACATCCAGGACGCGACCACCCGCCGCGCGTACCTCGACCTGCTGATCATGATCGGCTGGCTCGAAAACGACCACAAGGCCATCAAGACCTTCGGCGAGCAGGCACGCGAGCTCGAGCAGCATCCGCCGACGAAGATGCTCATGGGCATCGTCAGCAAGGCCTACTTCGAGGGCTACGCGAAAGGCGGCCGCGTCGGCCGGGACGAGTTCGAACGCGTCTTCGCCGAGACCCTGCGTGGCGAACTCGACGCCCTGCCGCGGGATCAGATCGAATCGATCCTCCGCACGCGCGTCATGCAGACCCGCACCTTGGACCGCGACATCATTCTCGACAGCGTCAAGACCTCGCTCGATCCGTTGGCCGTCAAGGCTGGCGACGAGATCGCGATGCCGCTGGCGAGCGGCATTCTCCAGTCGCGCTACGTCCTGGAAGACGGCATCAAGCTCGCCAAGCTTGCCGCGCCGGTCTACGAAGCGTGGCTCGCCGACGGCGAGTCGATCGAAGCCGCCGACATCTGGGAAGAGCGGACCGCCGAGCTCGACGCCGGCACTTCCGCGACGCCCGTCGTCATCGCCGTCTGGGACACGGGCATCGACACGTCGCTCTTCGAGGGCCAGCTCTGGACCAACAACGACGAGATCGCGGGCAACGACATTGACGACGATGGCAACGGCTTCGTCGACGACGTCCACGGCATCGCCTTCGACATCGATCACCGCCCGACCACCGGCGACCTCTACCCACTCGACGATCTCACCGGCGACGTCGACCAGCTGCTCCACTTCACGGCCGCGTCGATCGACCTGAAGTCGGGCGTCGACTCACCACGCGTGGCCGAGCTGCAGAACCACGTTCTTGGCCTTCGTGGCGAAGACCGCGTCACGTTCATCTTCGACATGACGCTGCTCAGCAACCACACGCACGGCACGCACGTCGCTGGCATCGCTGCCGCGGGCAATCCGTTCGCCAGGCTGCTGCCGGTTCGCGAGACGTTCCGCGTCGAGCCGAAGCCGACACACGTTCCGACGCTCGACGAGTGGCAGCGACGTGGCGAGGCGGCCCGTGACGTCGGGGCGTACCTCCGCGACGCCGACGCACGAGTCGTCAACATGAGCTGGCGCATCGGCCGGCCGGCGATCGAGGCGATCCTCGCAGCCACGGGCGGCGAGCCGGATGCGGAGAAGCGACAGGCGCTCAGCCACGAGCTCTTCGACGCCTTCTCGGGCGGCGTGCTCGACGCGATCACGAACTCGCCCGACATCCTGTTCGTCGCCGGTGCCGGGAACGAGGGGAACGACGTCGACTTCAGCGAGTATGTACCGGCCGGCCTTCGCGCCCCGAACCTCGTCACCGTCGGCGCCGTCGATCACCGCGGCCAGCCGACGACGTTCACCAGCTTCGGCAAGAACGTCACGCTCTACGCCGACGGCTACACCGTCAACAGCGTCGTGCCGGGCGGCGAAGAGATCGAGCTCAGCGGAACCAGCATGGCCGCACCGCAGGTGGCAAACCTGGCGGGCAAGATGCTCGCGATCGATCCGTCACTGTCGCCGGAGCAAGTGATCGCACTGATCACCGAAGCCGCGACGCCGATGGAGGGTCACGAGGGTCGCCTGCTGATCCATCCGGCAAACACGCTCAAGCTCGTCCGCCAGCGGAAGTAG
- a CDS encoding helix-turn-helix domain-containing protein has translation MADEAHDMLIKRPDRKVRPRPHALTPMKTFEQFRVLLSPARVEIYEFLQAVAPCSVAELAAVSGRPADGLYPHLRQLERIGAVEVVDREPKGRVTEAIYDLTGDDVDFDFRGRKKLGDKVISLAAELFIRLGRTALRDAVEAGILDYEKKNVVLRNAMTWLTDDDVVEVRKHALAIVDILDRGRKAGKGRRYQYLQLLVPSVRPGRRQA, from the coding sequence GTGGCCGACGAAGCACACGACATGCTGATCAAGCGGCCGGATCGCAAGGTCCGGCCGCGGCCGCATGCGCTGACGCCGATGAAGACCTTCGAGCAGTTCCGCGTCCTGCTCAGCCCGGCCCGCGTCGAGATCTACGAGTTCCTTCAGGCCGTCGCGCCTTGTAGCGTCGCCGAACTCGCCGCCGTCTCGGGCAGGCCGGCCGACGGGCTCTACCCGCACCTTCGACAACTCGAACGCATCGGGGCCGTCGAGGTGGTCGATCGCGAGCCCAAGGGCCGGGTGACCGAAGCGATTTACGATCTCACGGGCGATGACGTCGACTTCGACTTCCGCGGCCGAAAGAAGCTCGGCGACAAGGTCATCTCCCTCGCGGCCGAGCTTTTCATCCGCCTCGGCAGGACCGCCCTTCGCGACGCTGTGGAAGCCGGCATACTCGACTATGAGAAGAAAAACGTCGTCCTCCGCAACGCAATGACCTGGCTGACGGACGACGACGTCGTGGAAGTCCGCAAACACGCCCTTGCAATCGTCGACATCCTCGACCGCGGGCGAAAAGCCGGAAAGGGCCGGCGATACCAATATCTGCAGCTGCTCGTGCCCTCGGTGCGGCCGGGGAGACGTCAGGCGTAA